The DNA segment CAGTCATGGTGGTACGCTTCCAGGCTCCGTGGAGTCGCAACAAAACATCGTCACCAACGGTACGGAATGCTCCTAATAAATACGttgaatatattcaataatattaatggaATCCCTAAAACATGTATTGATTACTTCTGTTGTTGAATGGAAACTATTAactaaattttagtttttttttaacataatggCTTGATTTCACGGCtacaatatgtaaatttaaattaaaattaaaaaacataagcACTCTTCACATACCTCGTTACTTATTTTATGCAGAGATTTTCTTGTTATACACCACACTGTAATCTTAGCCAAAAGGCTAAGAAGCAATATCTCactatgataattataatttgattgacagagtaaaaaatatgacaattacCAATTAATTATCGTAAATATTTCTATGTGAAACACAGTTATAACTGAGTTAGTTCACCACGAACAAAAGGGATTGAATGATTGATTGATTCTCCTTTCGTTTCAATCTTAACAATGTAGTGTAGTCACTATTCTAGATGATAAATTTGCGGTATTAGGTAAGTGTAGATAgtgattaatattttgtataacctaacaatatattttccattacactatttaaaacatattaattaacattttattacatttttaaatatccaaagATGTTTACATTCGTCTCCCGATAAAACTAAAGTACATATTACATAGtttaaattcgattttttttttgtgggatACGGTTGTTTgcattgttttgaaaataaaactaagatatttatcattattattaattataatataaattaacgttatgtttgtgttatttcatgattcttgttttttttatgtcattttcaGATGAAAAATACAGCGTGACACATATAATCCCAATTTTTGTTTTGGTAAATTTTCAATCGTGGCAAATGTAATAATCCTAAGAaccattgttatttatttagattacaaAGAGTATGTTATTATGCTAAGAAAACACAATTGTAACTTGTGTTTTCATTGTTCCAACCACAAAGTCAATCAAGTCCGGAAAGCGAGCAAAGCAATCAGCAATCTAACGGCATTCAGCAAAACCATCAGTCTCTTCAGCAAGAGCAGAACCAaatacaacaacaacaaaaccAACTGCAACAACAGTTGCAGCAACAGAACTTGCAGCAGGCGATACAACAGCAGAACCAGTCGCTGCAACAGTCACTGCAGCAGCACCAAGAGGGGCAGCAGACGCTGCAACAAATGATACAGCAACACCAGCAGCAACAACAGCAACAACAACAACAGGCGTTACAACAGACACTGCAACAGACACTGTCTCAAGCTCAGGCGCAGGCCCTTGTGCAGGCGCAAGCAGTGCTCCAGCAGCAAGTAGCAGAGACAATTCAACAGCAACAACAGACATTGCATGAGCACATACAGGCTGTCCAACAGCAGCAGATACAGGCCGCTCTACAACGACAATCTGCCACATTACAGgtcagtaaataattattaaaaaagaaactccAAACATaatgctttaattattttttttatgtgttcttattcttatatgtatatctacatgtttaatgtaataaattttgattggaTTAAGCTTTTGAAGAAGTTATTtccaaataacaatattatttgtagCAACTTGTTTAATGTATAAATGTTatcaatgataataaaattatctatcttCAGATGTTTGGTTAATATGGGATaatgccaatatttttttaattaaattactggtATCTTAAAAATTTATGATATCTTGATTTTGCATTCAATTTTAGCTTCTTCATATAAAACATCATTAAATGAGtgtaacagttttatttcagaatattACTAAGAAAAACATTTAGGTAGCTCATAAAAGCTGTTAATTTTAAACTAGTGTAAAATAAGTCATAACAACTTGTATAGTAGCTACTAAAGTTTGAATATATGTTTCCCAGCCTTTATAGTAACAAAGTAAGAAAGTAAAATTCTGAGTTGAAAATTACATTGGTGGTTTCACAATTCTTAAGATTTTTGCCTATGTGATATTAGGATTTTCCAAAATTAGATAAATTTACAAAGCCATGATTTTAttctttatcaaattaaatattatataataaataagttattgtgACATAATAGTGGATGTGCATAATATTGATGTTTGAAAAGCAATCATATATAAGTGACAATCTGTAAACTTTGAGTAAAGCTATtagaagttttgattttaataagattattcataacaacaaaactatttacagtATAAAgtctactaataaaaaaaacttagccACACAAAACCTCTATCAAATGATGCTGAAGTCTGGTAATTCCAAATATGTAACTCATTTTCAGTACATGTGTTGCTTAGATATGGTTGCCGATCAAATgtcaatatgtattttatatattccttaattttttttaaccctAGTTGCCAACATACACTGGATACCTTCCTCAGCACAGTAAACATGTTACTTGAAATTTAATGGATACTATCACCTATAAACACTTCGCAATAAGAATTATAATCAATACTTGTCGTTAAGGGAAAGCAAAGGGATTAAGGATTGGGCTGTTTTGCCATTGGAAATCTTTCTCGCCATATAATATAGAATAGAAGGGTGTCTATAATGTATGTTTTACAAGGCAGCGGTAACCACCTTGCCTGAGCTGATTTATTCATActgtaaatatttctaaaataatggttttaccaatttttttattttgatttgacaTTGATGTATTTTAAGCAGGTTGCTATTGTTGTCTACTGTATCTAGAATTGGTATTTGAGATACAAAACACACATCCCTCTCCTTTAAAAGCGTAACAGtagaataatttcttatttttatgggAATATAGgactttgatataaaaaaaaacatattttattgagtttttttatattatgagttttTGCCAACGATTCGAAGACTTTAGCCCTAATGAGTCTGCCCCCTGtctgatcatgaaggctgcagtcttcgaaacgatcgagtgaaaaatcataatataagtaataaatcgtgataaaatccaAGAAATAGTTATTTCTAGAATTGCTAGGTTTTGAAACTGTCTAACGCATATTGGTTGGTTTGTCAATAGttcttaaattaatacatgTGTTACAGTAAAAtttagtagtagtggcattcgTTTTGCCACCTAATAggactattatataaaaatagtttttgcacgcggcttcgcccgcgtaagtAAGTGATCCGGGACAAAATTCCCGATATACATTTTTCTAGGATAGGAAGTAGCCCGTGCTCTTCCCAGGTTCTTAAACTCTCTCCAAATCAAAtatcatcgaaatctgttgtgTAGTTTTGGATtatatcgcgttcagacaggcagacatatgcggcaggggactttgttttataatttagtttgtaaaactttttaagaggaacaattccgtcattcatcattgttgcataattttaaccatttacgctgcgcacgcaacagaagctctcaaaaggaataaattttccccgtttgtGCACCGttatactgctccgctcctctTTGTCAtaccgtgatgatatataaGCTACAGCCTTcgtcgataaatgggctatccaacagaaatatattattaaattcaaaccagtagttcctgagattagcttcaagcgaacaaactcttcagctttatatataagtgcAGATAGCCCAAAATATAATTCTCAGGTGCAATTTACTTACGAAATTTTTCAAGAGTAAGAACTCAAAAGGTATggaatctataaataaaaatacataaaattgtacACAGGAGTTACAGCAACAAGCGCAGCAGCAAGCGTTAGCCCAAGCCACAGCGAATAAGGGCAGGATGCCGCGCGCACGGCCGTACAACAAGCCGCGCGGTCGGATGACTGCGTACGCGTTCTTCGTGCAGACCTGCCGCGAGGAGCACAAGAAGAAACACCCCGACGAGAATGTCATCTTCGCTGCCTTCTCGAAGAAGTGTGCTGAGAGGTGGAATGTAAGTTGTTTGTGGGTATTGTAGACATTAAATAGACAggttgttaatttatttgtctgGACTTCAATTAAAAGTCATTTAAATAGTGATAtataggaaatattatattttgtttgccaaTGGTATTTTAATCTCAGAGAATGTGTTTTCGAAGTGTtagacaaagaaaataatatttgtgataaaGTCTACGTAAATGGAGCGGAAAAGTAATATGTAATTGTTGAAACTTAGCAGATTGTTTTATGTTgttaaattagcttttgcttgtggTTTCGCCCGCTTGAAGTAGTTCTtcgggataaaagacccgctatatattttccaggatagaaagtagcctaaaaccttcccagggtcttgaactatctccatatcaaatttcataaaataccgttctgtagattttgagaaaatcggtcacatacatacagacagttttcggggactttgttttataatgtgtatagatAGATGGGTATAAGTTAAGAGTTATCTCTTAACAAGGTGCTTATACATCTTGATCCTTAAGTAATTTACCGATGTAGTTTGGTGTTTATTACTACttgtaattcaatattttaataatatacaaagagTAGACGCAGTATACATATATGGACTATGGATTGGAAGTTTCTCAGtttgattttcaaataaacaattttgtgtGAGATTTTCTAACATGATTTGTCTGGGATTGGTTTCCCTGCCAGGATATGGGTTCAGGCAGTCAACCAATTGTAAAACTAAACCGAATTGTTTCTGAAACATGCATGTAAAAGTGCTTACCTCTTGTGGAGATAGATAATTACAAATAAGAACACCAGCAGAATACTATGTTATTTTTTCTCAGACAATGTCAGAGAAAGAAAAGCAGAGGTTCCACGAGATGGCTGAGCAGGACAAGCAGCGGTTCGACCTGGAAATGCAGAGCTACGTGCCGCCCAAGGACGTGAAGATCAGGGGACGCAAGCGGCAGACGTTGAAGGATCCCAACGCGCCAAAGCGATCGTTGTGAGTGCCGGTCATGACTTCTTCCTCATTCATATATAATTAGTGTAATTCTCattagtatattttagtttGGGGTCATGGTTGCGTCTCGAGTAGTTTTGGCTATGAAAATGTCGTTTATTAATCATGTAGGTACTATCTCGTATGACAAGTcaactatactatactataaatacagaataaaaatatgaatcacCTATTCGATTCTAGTAAATATCTATCATCAGGATAATGTGGTTTCCTATTAGGGAATTTTCAGATTTGGATCAGTACATCGGTTATTAACTCCTACATCTAAACTTAAAATTTGGTGAACTGGACTGtagagatataaaaataatacaaaaatatagtcATTATTCAGCAacattactttaatttaaatattaattttcgttCAGAATGTTTGGAAGAATATtcacttttttgttatttaattttataatgtattttttctctCCCCTTGAATCACATCCGCCCTGTTCCATATTATAACTTTTCTTTATGAATactacacatttttattagaatattatttatgatcgTAACCATCCTGCTCACATTGTTaccgaataaaaatattcgcgATTTCTTACCGAGtggtattattttgatttaaatgaacacaataaacaattttaatagttatgGCATCAGTTATTGATGCTAGGTGTTGCCTATTTGGAACGTAGTTGCCTAGTTGGTAGTAAACTCATAAGCTTTAAGAAAGTTTCTATCATGCTATGGTCCTCACTATTCTTCCCTATTTTTGCACACAATGAAGAAAGAACAAAAAAGTATATCACAAGAATCTAGAAGTCTATCATCTTACTATTGCAAATATTACTAAACATATCAACATTACAGATCAGCGTTCTTCTTGTTCTGCAACGACGAACGTTCTAAAGTGAAGGCTGGCAACCCTGAGTACACAATGGGCGACATCGCCAAGGAGTTAGGCCGGCGCTGGGCCGCGGCGGATCCGGAAACTAAGGCTAAATACGACGCTCTCTCTGAACAGGACAAGGCGCGGTATGACAGGGTAAGTTTTGACAgctcttgattttttttattttcaaggcAATGTGATTACTGTAAGAGATGGTGAGTCTTGATGGTGCAAAAATTGTCGACTGATGAGCAATCATTACCCTTTGTTAGTCGATACAAATATGCTAGCAGGTTTggagtaaaattaattttatattgagaaATTTTCACGATGATCTGATTGTTGTGATGACACTACCTTGACGTACGAAATAGCCTATTGAGGACTGGGGTGTGTGTAGGTAGTTCTGAATTTTTGGAGTTTTGTGGATTCATTGTTAATATAGTTACTACTAGGTTTAGTGATGAAGACAAATGTGTACTGAAAAGTTCTCAATAAGTGTGAGAATGTTTAGGTACATAGAATTCCTCCTTTAAAgtgaacaataaattatataaaatacatacgtaGCCTCGAAAGTCCACTGACTTTCGAGGCAAATACCACTGTATGAGTGTTGGAGTTTAAACCTGCCGATCTTTGTCACTGCATGGCAGTCCGTTTTATTCCCAACTATGTTATTTACGTTTGATATTTGATTTCGTCACTCGTGCTacattagatttaatattcGATTGGTTTAGGTTTATTTTCCGTTGTTTGTTGCAGGAGATGACGGCGTACAAGAAAGGTCCATTAGTAGCAGCGCCGCCCCCCgcccccgcgccgccgcacctCGCCGTCCGCGCCGCCGACGACATCGACGACGCGCCCGACTACGAACATGACGATGAATATAACTGAACCACTACTGCGTACTGCACTACCACACAACTATAGGCGTAGCTGGCTATCCTCTAAAAGCGAGGGAGGGGGGTCCTGCTTCCGACACTACAAACAACTTTCGTGTCCTTTAACTTTAGACTTCGACACTACACCGTACACTAAGTGTATACACTCGCTCAGTGCATACAGTCACTCGGTGAATAGATTAATTCAGTGCGTACAGTCACTCGGTGAATAGATTCACTCAGTGCATACACTTACTCAATGTGTACACTCATTCAGTGTCGTAGTCtaaactgtatattataattgcaattgATAATTTGGTGGTTTTAAAAATTAGTAGTATCCTCAACATCCTATAATGGATACCACATAGTGGGTGTGCACAGGATCCCTTGCTACGCCTATGACGCGACAGTTAGTACACTATAGCTACATTAACGAAATATTTGTGAGTGTAATGCTGAGTACCATTTTCGGTTTTGGTTGAGTATGTTATCCAATATGTGAAGGGAGAACATTACTTTTGCACCAATCAACCAATCGGTCAACGAGTTGGCTGAATTGTTAATAACACACACAGAAACTCGTTTTGCTAATATTGCTATAGTATACTAAATTTTATGGTTTTTCAAACCGTTTGACTTGACCCCTGAAacttgtgtataattttatatactgaactatttttattaaaagaccACAGTGGCATGGCCCACGTGTTTTCAAAAATGAATgtgttatgtattttgataaatttgacGTACCGTCGGTCGGTGTTTAGTAGAGACTGAAACAAACCATGTtagataaagtattattttataaatatttttgatttaggTCTGTTCTCGGTCTAAATGCGGTTGTAGTCTACGGAATATACTTGAACGCGACTGTGTCGTACCAAGACAatgttaatttacattatattgtatgtattcgGTAATTGTTTAAACTTTATGTTGATTTTTAACCATAAAACagaggaaattatattttgttgttgtaaatcatttgatttgagtttaattCTGTTGTGTATCGCCACAGTGCGCTACGGCGGcaatacattttgaaaatgttttttttaaatatggctCTTGATAATGTATGAGTTGGTTAGGTCGAGGTTAAGTGgccttataattttttaatttaaggtcGTGGTAACATTGAATCGTCAACAATTAGGTGATATTGTTTAGTGATGTAACGCAAAACTGGAGGTGTCAGGAGCGGTTGCAGCCACATCGaggtatatttttatctcaCGCAAATACTCTTAACATAGGCAACTTCGCGATGAACAAAGGATGTATAAAAGTTCAAAATTTTTTAGCGTCGATAAGTTGATAGTATTTGGTAGCTAGATATGTAAGCGCGGTTGAAAAGTGAGCGAGTGAGATTTGTTAATTTGTGACCAGAGttatagttaattaaattatgattccTTTATTTCGTCCTTATGGGATGCAACGATTTGTTCAAACGTTTTAGGTTATATTGTTGATTTGAAACTCGAGTCGCTGGCAGTATCGTTTGTAAGATCATTGCCTGTGTGTTTTGTGTTTGCCATAAGAATGTTGCACAGTAGTACGCAATTGCGAATGCGCATCTgcaatttaatattagaaatgacGCTCGAATATTAGAACTAATATCTGTCGTAATCGTAGCTTGATGCCTGTGTGGGTCTGGTTGCTTCCAATTTCTTCGGTTTATTCAAGCCAGTGGTCTTGGCATATCAACTGGAGCTGATATGCAAGTTTATTACTCAATCTTTCgtctattttattatgttaggCATTTAGATAGTAAAATTTGAGGACAAActattaagattaaaaataatttacaagttACTTTTAATTTGATGATCggttaaagaaatttaaaatttcaatgttACGGTGCAGACAAACTACGCGTGATAGCCCGATCCGGACCGACTACGGCATTGTCATGTCATTTTTGGTACTATCTACTAGCAGATTGGATTCGGATGTATACTATAGGTACATCATTTTAGGCACGAAAAAGCGCCCCACTACTTTCCCTAATcgcttacagtgtgcgtgagTCGCAAGAGTACACGCCTGTACAATGGATAGTCGGGAAAAGTGGTTGGATCAGTCTCCTTACAACACCCTTGTTCAAAAGATAGTGAGGTGTGTTATGTGAgtgctatattttaattttgaacggATTTTGGTAGAGTTTAAACTCGCGATGCTCGTTCTGGATTGCGTACTACTGTATCGTGTAAATAAAGGACTGCAAAACGTGATAGTACTTAAATAGTAGCTGTACTAGGTACTTCTACCGACTAGAATTATGCTAGAATGTACTTTGCTTTCATATTGTTGACTTGTTTTCCAGTGACATGGAATTTGTCTCACGGTGAAGCAATTGTATAAACAATTCAGCAATTCCAAGGGAATCACTTGTGTATTAAAGTTATAGTGGAAACATTGAACGAGAACATATTTTAAGCTGTGTGTAACAGGGGcgatattgttttgaatttgtaaattaCTCTGTACAAAACAATATAGTGAATCTTTTACACAaaaattgttcttttattttatttcgcattttttactatattaaatGAGATTTAGTAGATAATTTTGAATGgcgttaaattatttaatattttatatttgtgtaacCTTATTATAATGGGTCTAGtgctcaaaataaaaagaaaaccaatTTTACAGAGCCGCAACATAAGTAATTAGTAGCAGTATTGGGACGTGTTTTTGTCAATAGATTAGTTAAATTAGGCATCACTCCAAGGTTCATGGGTATCATCCCTATAAGCTATTATCAGGttcatgaagtccactgctgaagaCAGATCTAAAGGTTTCCAGGTGGACCTGTCAAAAACGAAACATCTAACATCAAACATCCAACCTGTTTCTGCGATCCTCATCTACTGATGAGGATCATGACAATACTTTGTCTAAtgcagtggttctcaaacttcttgaatgacggaacccttttgggaagcaaaatacttgatggaaccctacaataaaacaattgtttttatacgcgCGCTCACAAGTATACTACCCGCTCGTTTTAAGTTTGCCGCTGGCGATAGGTATGATGTTCAAAAAGTAGCGTcagcaaaacataatataaaaatattttttatttaattgtaccaataaaaattgtgtacgtacatatttgggtaaaactatgacacattataagttttgttgtcacgTGGGGGGGAGGGTACGCGCATTGCACAGACCGGCAAACTTAGAGCGAACGggttgtacaagtataaaattgttgataccaaacttatgagatattgtaccagctattgtaacacatgtttctacaaatacaaataaataaataaataacattcataGCGTTTTGTCTCCGCGCGGCCGCGGAGCGACCAGatagaggtgttttgatttttttttctaaattcttgcggaaccccgacagaagtatcacggaaccctagggttccgcggaacacacttagagtatagctggtcTAATGATTCGACgatagaaataatattgaaagGGCTTTGTATGGATATTTGTAGTACTTCATAGTAACGGAGGTGTTACGTCTTAGTTTGTCTTGAAGGATTCATATATTTCTAAAGATTTGACTGAAATTTAGTAGTTGGTCAGCAGGATTCTCGGGTGGCCTGTTGGTTGGGTGGGTCAAGAATGGATCAACTCTATTCGCTACGCCCATGTTTCTGCAATAAACCATCAggtgtatggatgtatgtttatagattaactagcttttgctcgcggctcgtGAAGGttgttccgggataaaagccccgCTTTAAATTCTACCTGGATAAATAGTAGTCTATGTCCTAcccagggtcttaaaatatctccataccaaatttcataaaaatccgttcagtagattttgagaaaatcgataacatacagacagagagaaaagtggactttataatatatagattatctaAGGATAAGGAGAAATAATGGTCAAATAACAACGCAATTCCtttgaaacatgttttattttataaaaataaacgttttgacgacaaatagtttataatattcggGGTCCTTACGCATTTATCAACTCACGCCGGAGTTCCCACCAGAAATGTTTCAAGACATTGTAAAAAATTCAGTTTTTacaaaagttactttttatcttaaaacatTAACAACGTTACATTTTTCACATCTAATTCTAATAACGGTAGATcacgttcatttattttttcacttaattatattagcgtttacgaaaataatgtatttccaGATTTGAAGTTTACATATTGCGATTCTTTGTGACTGAACAATGAAATAGCATatacaaaatactataaaaacagTAGCTTCTTTGCTGAGTTATATCGCGCTGTGTATATATGTATACCTCCACATTGTACATTGGTATTATGGAAGTCAACCAAATGGAAACAAACAAATGAACGCCATATTAAGTTGGTCTTCAATTAACGTTCCACTGACGCAACAATGACGTCAATTCCTTAAAAGGTTCTTAGTAACCAATCGTTATATAAACAGCGGTGTATAACCCAATTTAAACTAAAACCGTGGTCAAGAGgctatgttttatgtattattaatcgGGAAGGCAATTTGCGGGGTCTAATGCTATTCCCTCCGCCTATACAAAGCATGGGGTTCTTATATTTGTTATACCAATTCTACGTCCACGTGGTCAACCTTGCCAATCGAATATGGATAATAAGACTAGATTAGTTCACGAATGAGATTGGGACTATgtcaagaatattataattcttattcaGGTACTTGATGCGCGGTAATTGAGgcatcaaaattcaaataaggTCGgtgggccttattccgtctataggggcatatccgtctttttgaaattacgggTGGTCTATTCGAAGGAGAGCTTCGATATTCGTATAagtaaaagaattaaaaaatcccttatttgcctatacggctatcaaagttttccttcgattagaacgcccgcaATTGCAAAATGGCAGATTTACCttcgtagacggaatagagccCGCTGACCTCACGCCTTCATTCCTTGGGACATTATATAAGTGGAATCCAGTTGTAttcattaatttcaatgttaattgTCGCTCGACGACCGGTAGAGTAACTCATTCGAAGAATTGCATTGcggttacatttaaataaattacggaCTCTATGCTATTTCTTTTTACATACAAGTACATAATTGTCAATATTTTCCGTATACCAGGCTAATGACAAAAGCTCGTTCGAACATATTCtacataactataatattatggcatacacaattataatataaaaatcgaccaggaaaatataaaactaacttCCAGTAGCGGGTAATTATAGGTTATGAAATCTAAGATGGCGGCCCTATTGCGTTTTCTATTTTTCTGGTCAAGCTATAATTAACTAATATCACGAAATACGGTACgcaaattacatatttaaatacgaGATCAATCCATTATAGGTTGTCTTAATTAGTTTTTCGCACAATTTCGTAAATTATACCAGTCATCAACATTCACTACGACCTTGTGTTGATTCGTAactaattttttattgcaaaatccATTAATTTCtcggttatcttaaaaaataatgcccATGATTACATTGGTCGTAGATCAGTTAAATAATTGCAATCAAATAGAAATTACTAAAACAtcaaaatagttataaattttaagaaaaactttattttttttaacataattgtaTAAGAGACTCTCAATACCCTGATTGTCATAAATTACAAagacaaaagtaataaaaataagcagGGCATAAACAAAATGTACGGCCTATCTTGGTGTTTAAAAGATATCCTAACGCAGCGATTTGGAGCCAACGTTGGCCAACAGCATAGTCTACCGAGATACAAAGTTCCAGATTTAATaaagtaagaaaatatttcgaatatgGAAGCGACAAGAACGTAACCAACATTGGCTCCAATCGCAAATATGTACATGCATTTTACATAGTGTCGTCCGTGTATCGCTATGAGGCGTCAGTCTCGTGAGGGTCGGGCGGCTGCTGCGGGATGTAGTTCCATCTCGCTCGCACCTCGGCGGGTTTGTTGGCGGTGTTGGCCTGCCGTCTCGCTCTGACGACGGCGAGGTGGCGCTGTATGTAGTGCTCGTGCGGCGCCAGCGCGTGCGCACGCGCGAGGCACTCCTCGGCCACGGCGAGGCGGCCGCGCTCCACCGCCACCACGCACAGGTTGTGCAGCGCCTGCACGTTGTCCGCCTCCAGCTCCAGGATGCGCCGGT comes from the Manduca sexta isolate Smith_Timp_Sample1 unplaced genomic scaffold, JHU_Msex_v1.0 HiC_scaffold_2159, whole genome shotgun sequence genome and includes:
- the LOC119188492 gene encoding high mobility group-T protein-like (The sequence of the model RefSeq protein was modified relative to this genomic sequence to represent the inferred CDS: added 9 bases not found in genome assembly); translation: MSSPQSQSSPESEQSNQQSNGIQQNHQSLQQEQNQIQQQQNQLQQQLQQQNLQQAIQQQNQSLQQSLQQHQEGQQTLQQMIQQHQQQQQQQQQQALQQTLQQTLSQAQAQALVQAQAVLQQQVAETIQQQQQTLHEHIQAVQQQQIQAALQRQSATLQELQQQAQQQALAQATANKGRMPRARPYNKPRGRMTAYAFFVQTCREEHKKKHPDENVIFAAFSKKCAERWNTMSEKEKQRFHEMAEQDKQRFDLEMQSYVPPKDVKIRGRKRQTLKDPNAPKRSLSAFFLFCNDERSKVKAGNPEYTMGDIAKELGRRWAAADPETKAKYDALSEQDKARYDREMTAYKKGPLVAAPPPAPAPPHLAVRAADDIDDAPDYEHDDEYN